In Anaerobacillus isosaccharinicus, one genomic interval encodes:
- a CDS encoding dipicolinate synthase subunit B, with product MKLKGKHIGFGLTGSHCTYSAVIPEMKRLVDAGAKVTPFVSHTVKSTDTKFGDSEDWIKAIMEVTDEEIVDSIVKAEPFGPKTPLDCMVIAPLTGNSASKFANALTDSPVLMAAKATLRNLNPVVLGISTNDALGLNGMNIMKLMATKNIYFIPYGQDDPFKKPNSLVARMSSLQDTVEAAIEGRQFQPVLVERYKD from the coding sequence ATGAAATTAAAAGGAAAACACATTGGCTTTGGGTTAACAGGCTCTCATTGTACGTACAGTGCCGTTATCCCAGAAATGAAAAGATTAGTTGATGCCGGAGCGAAGGTTACACCATTTGTTAGTCATACGGTCAAATCAACAGACACAAAGTTTGGTGATAGTGAAGATTGGATCAAAGCAATTATGGAAGTGACAGATGAGGAAATCGTCGACTCAATTGTCAAAGCAGAGCCATTTGGGCCAAAAACACCATTAGATTGTATGGTGATTGCTCCTTTAACAGGAAATTCGGCAAGTAAGTTCGCTAATGCCCTCACCGATTCACCGGTGTTAATGGCAGCTAAGGCAACGCTACGTAACTTAAACCCAGTAGTATTAGGGATTAGTACAAACGATGCGTTAGGCCTAAATGGAATGAACATTATGAAGTTAATGGCGACAAAAAATATTTATTTTATTCCATATGGTCAAGACGATCCATTTAAGAAGCCAAATTCACTTGTTGCAAGAATGAGTTCACTGCAAGACACTGTGGAAGCTGCAATTGAAGGTAGACAATTTCAGCCGGTACTAGTTGAACGTTATAAAGATTAA
- the asd gene encoding aspartate-semialdehyde dehydrogenase, protein MAMETGFHVAVVGATGAVGEQMLKTLAERNFPISKLTLLSSKRSAGKTITFKEEEIVIQEATPDSFEGVQLALFSAGGSVSKALAPQAVKRGAIVVDNTSAFRMDAEIPLVVPEVNEADLQKHNGIIANPNCSTIQMVVALEPIRKKYGLKKVVVSTYQAVSGAGANAIKEMKDQTKAILAGEDFTPEILPCGSDKKHYQIAFNAVPQIDKFQENGYTFEEMKMINETKKIMHLPNLHVAATCVRIPVETGHSESVYFETEEAGLTASEMKAMLKDAPGVVLEDDINEQLYPMATNCVNKNDVFVGRVRQDLDNENGFHMWVVSDNLLKGAAWNSVQISESLVKLGLLK, encoded by the coding sequence ATGGCAATGGAAACAGGATTTCATGTAGCGGTAGTTGGAGCAACAGGTGCAGTTGGAGAACAAATGCTAAAAACATTAGCAGAACGTAATTTCCCAATTTCAAAACTTACATTACTATCATCAAAACGTTCAGCAGGGAAAACAATCACTTTTAAAGAGGAAGAAATAGTTATTCAAGAAGCAACTCCTGATAGTTTCGAAGGTGTTCAACTTGCTTTATTTAGTGCAGGTGGATCTGTTTCAAAAGCGTTAGCCCCCCAAGCGGTTAAAAGAGGTGCTATCGTTGTTGATAATACAAGTGCTTTTAGAATGGACGCTGAAATACCTTTAGTAGTTCCTGAAGTAAATGAAGCAGATTTACAGAAACATAATGGAATTATTGCTAATCCAAATTGTTCAACCATTCAAATGGTTGTAGCATTAGAGCCTATTCGTAAGAAGTACGGACTTAAAAAAGTTGTTGTTTCTACGTATCAAGCAGTTAGTGGCGCAGGGGCAAATGCAATAAAGGAAATGAAAGACCAGACGAAAGCTATTTTAGCAGGCGAAGATTTTACCCCTGAGATATTGCCTTGTGGCTCTGATAAGAAACATTATCAAATTGCATTTAATGCAGTTCCACAAATTGATAAGTTTCAGGAAAATGGTTATACATTTGAAGAAATGAAAATGATTAATGAAACAAAGAAAATTATGCATTTACCAAATCTTCATGTTGCAGCAACTTGTGTTCGTATTCCAGTGGAAACTGGCCATTCTGAATCAGTTTATTTTGAGACTGAAGAAGCTGGTTTAACTGCTTCTGAAATGAAGGCGATGTTAAAAGATGCGCCTGGTGTTGTTTTAGAAGATGACATTAACGAACAACTTTATCCAATGGCAACAAATTGCGTAAATAAAAACGACGTTTTTGTAGGTAGGGTTCGTCAAGATTTAGATAATGAAAACGGCTTCCATATGTGGGTTGTATCTGACAACTTATTAAAAGGAGCGGCATGGAATTCTGTGCAAATTTCAGAAAGCTTAGTGAAGTTAGGGCTACTAAAATAA
- the dapG gene encoding aspartate kinase gives MKVIVQKFGGTSLKDEESRNQAAGHVLAAVKKGYKVVVVVSAIGRKGDPYATDTLLNLVGGTTNTHVAKRELDLLMSCGELISSVVFCNLLGSLKLKSMSMTGAQAGFRTNEDFSNSKIIEMKCEYLLHKLEEHDCVVVTGFQGISENGELTTLGRGGSDTSATAIGAAIQAEWVDIFTDVEGLMTADPRIVEDAKSISTVTYNEVCNMAYQGAKVIHPRAVEIAMNSKVPIKIRSTFSDLEGTLVTSGTGKKAGMDVAERLITGIAYVSNVTQIKVLAKDGEYNLQSQVFKAMANEGISVDFININLMGVVYTITDENTNRAIELLQQMGYEPIVTRNCAKVSAIGAGMTGVPGVTAQIVGSLAEENIAILQSADSHTTIWVLVKEEDKVKAVNALHKIFRLDQRN, from the coding sequence ATGAAGGTCATCGTTCAAAAATTTGGTGGAACTTCACTAAAAGATGAAGAATCAAGAAATCAAGCAGCTGGGCATGTTTTAGCTGCAGTAAAAAAAGGTTATAAAGTAGTCGTAGTAGTATCAGCAATTGGAAGAAAAGGCGATCCATATGCAACAGATACTCTCCTTAATTTAGTAGGTGGAACAACAAATACACATGTAGCTAAACGGGAACTTGATTTATTAATGTCATGTGGAGAATTAATCTCTTCTGTAGTTTTCTGTAATTTACTTGGTAGTTTAAAACTTAAATCTATGTCCATGACAGGAGCACAAGCTGGATTTCGTACGAATGAAGACTTTTCAAATTCAAAAATTATTGAAATGAAATGTGAGTATTTACTTCATAAATTAGAAGAACATGATTGTGTTGTTGTTACTGGATTTCAAGGAATATCAGAAAATGGCGAATTAACAACGTTAGGTAGAGGTGGAAGTGATACTTCAGCAACAGCTATCGGTGCTGCAATTCAAGCTGAATGGGTCGATATCTTTACGGATGTTGAAGGACTAATGACTGCAGATCCGCGCATTGTTGAAGATGCAAAATCAATCTCTACTGTAACATATAACGAAGTGTGTAACATGGCCTATCAAGGAGCTAAAGTCATTCATCCCCGAGCTGTAGAGATCGCGATGAATTCAAAAGTGCCTATCAAAATTCGCTCAACATTTTCCGATTTAGAGGGAACTTTAGTCACGTCTGGTACTGGAAAAAAAGCTGGAATGGATGTTGCAGAGCGACTAATTACCGGTATCGCTTATGTGTCCAATGTTACGCAAATTAAAGTATTAGCGAAAGATGGAGAATACAATCTTCAATCTCAAGTATTTAAAGCGATGGCAAATGAAGGAATTAGTGTTGATTTTATTAATATAAATCTCATGGGCGTTGTCTACACAATAACTGACGAAAATACGAATAGAGCTATTGAGTTGTTACAGCAAATGGGCTATGAACCAATTGTCACGAGAAATTGTGCAAAAGTATCTGCTATTGGTGCTGGAATGACTGGCGTTCCTGGTGTTACAGCACAAATCGTTGGAAGCCTTGCTGAAGAAAACATTGCTATTCTTCAATCTGCAGACTCCCATACAACAATATGGGTATTAGTAAAAGAAGAAGACAAAGTAAAAGCTGTTAATGCTTTACACAAAATTTTTAGATTAGATCAACGAAATTAA
- the dapA gene encoding 4-hydroxy-tetrahydrodipicolinate synthase — MNFGQVVTAMVTPFDLNGQIDFAKTTDLIEHLITNGTDALVVAGTTGESPTLTSDEKVALFEHTVKVVAGRIPVIAGTGSNSTASSIELTKKAESIGVDGIMLVAPYYNKPSQIGMYEHFKAIAGVTSLPVMLYNIPGRSTVNMSVELVQELSKIKNIVAMKEASGDLDQITKIISETSDDFFVYSGDDSLTLPVLAIGGNGVVSVAAHVVGNEINEMVSAFHAGNFKKAAKLHQALLPKVKVLFMAPNPSPVKEALRLKGLDVGGVRLPLVPLTENEKLELAKELG, encoded by the coding sequence GTGAATTTTGGGCAAGTAGTTACTGCGATGGTAACTCCTTTTGATCTTAACGGCCAAATTGATTTTGCTAAAACAACAGACTTAATTGAGCACCTAATTACTAATGGTACAGATGCATTAGTCGTAGCGGGCACTACAGGTGAGTCACCTACGTTAACATCTGATGAAAAAGTGGCCTTATTTGAACACACAGTAAAAGTTGTGGCAGGTCGAATTCCTGTAATAGCAGGAACTGGGAGTAATAGTACGGCTAGTTCTATTGAATTAACAAAAAAAGCAGAGAGCATTGGTGTAGACGGTATCATGCTCGTTGCACCATACTACAATAAACCTTCTCAGATAGGTATGTATGAACATTTCAAAGCGATTGCAGGAGTAACTAGCCTACCTGTCATGCTTTATAATATACCAGGTCGATCCACCGTTAATATGTCTGTGGAATTAGTCCAAGAGCTCTCTAAAATAAAAAACATTGTTGCGATGAAAGAAGCAAGTGGAGACCTTGACCAGATTACGAAGATTATCTCAGAGACTTCAGACGATTTTTTTGTCTATAGTGGTGATGATAGTTTAACATTGCCTGTCCTTGCCATCGGTGGCAATGGAGTAGTTTCAGTTGCGGCTCATGTCGTCGGTAACGAAATAAATGAGATGGTTTCAGCATTTCATGCTGGCAATTTCAAAAAAGCCGCTAAGCTTCATCAAGCGCTATTACCAAAAGTGAAAGTCCTTTTTATGGCTCCAAACCCAAGTCCAGTAAAAGAAGCCCTTCGATTAAAAGGATTGGATGTAGGTGGTGTTCGATTACCACTTGTACCATTAACTGAAAATGAAAAACTAGAATTAGCGAAAGAATTAGGATGA